The following proteins are co-located in the Pontiella desulfatans genome:
- a CDS encoding YibE/F family protein, whose amino-acid sequence MALCFKKSRDLILTLVFALLCCILLFIPTGFENNGANKKALRHPVRILEVNSSGLQTIGITKVGTQQLKGRLLSGPCKGEPITVNNHLQGRLEIDELYAPGEKALVKYRLTSGGRPDMGATLGHYRIHLELILFALFALALVAVAGVTGLKAILSFAFAVLMIWKVMIPMFLNGHNPVWTALGVVAALTASISFLVGGVSQKGFVTFAGAFMGLALTALLAVLFTHLFHIHGAVRPFAEVLMYGGYAHLQLTPIFIASIFLAASGAVMDLAMDIAASMEEVKLKHPDIHFMEHIRSGLRVGRSVIGTMTTTLLLAYSSSYVFMFMVFTSQDIPPVQVFNMNYVAAEVLNTMVGSFGLVTVAPFTAVIGGLVMRRKRHAGSGNA is encoded by the coding sequence ATGGCCCTATGCTTCAAAAAGTCCCGCGATCTCATCCTCACCCTTGTCTTTGCGCTCCTTTGCTGCATCCTTTTGTTCATCCCCACCGGATTCGAAAACAACGGCGCCAACAAGAAAGCCCTCCGCCATCCGGTGCGGATCCTTGAAGTGAACAGCTCCGGACTCCAGACCATCGGAATCACCAAGGTCGGCACGCAGCAGCTTAAGGGGCGCCTTCTCTCGGGGCCGTGCAAAGGCGAACCGATCACCGTGAACAACCACCTCCAGGGGCGCCTCGAAATCGACGAGCTTTACGCGCCCGGCGAAAAAGCCCTCGTGAAATATCGACTGACCTCCGGAGGGAGGCCGGACATGGGCGCAACGCTCGGGCACTACCGCATCCATTTGGAACTGATCCTTTTCGCACTCTTTGCACTCGCCCTTGTCGCCGTTGCCGGCGTGACCGGCCTCAAGGCCATTCTCTCCTTCGCCTTCGCCGTGCTCATGATCTGGAAGGTCATGATTCCCATGTTCCTCAACGGCCACAACCCGGTCTGGACGGCGCTCGGCGTGGTGGCCGCCCTCACCGCATCCATCAGCTTCCTGGTCGGCGGCGTGTCGCAAAAGGGCTTCGTCACCTTTGCCGGCGCCTTCATGGGGCTCGCCCTCACCGCCCTGCTCGCTGTTTTATTCACGCACCTGTTCCACATTCACGGAGCGGTGCGCCCCTTCGCGGAAGTCCTCATGTATGGCGGCTACGCCCACCTCCAGCTCACCCCCATCTTCATTGCCAGCATCTTCCTCGCCGCATCCGGCGCCGTCATGGATCTGGCCATGGACATCGCCGCCTCGATGGAGGAGGTGAAGCTGAAGCACCCCGACATCCATTTCATGGAGCATATCCGCTCCGGCTTGCGCGTCGGACGCTCCGTCATCGGCACCATGACCACCACCCTGCTGCTCGCCTACTCCAGCTCCTATGTATTCATGTTCATGGTTTTCACCAGCCAGGACATCCCGCCCGTCCAGGTCTTCAACATGAACTATGTCGCCGCCGAGGTGCTCAACACGATGGTGGGCAGCTTCGGCCTCGTCACCGTCGCCCCGTTCACCGCCGTCATTGGCGGACTGGTGATGCGGAGGAAGCGCCATGCGGGCTCGGGAAATGCCTAG
- a CDS encoding MATE family efflux transporter translates to MSKLLKGSVVSHLVRLTLPSIGGMLAIMVFNLTDTWFVSRLGTDELAAMGFTFAVVMIVGALAMGFSSGAASIISRALGARNKALAARTVSDGIFLTIAGTAVVSIAGYLSIDPLFTLLGAEGRVLELTREYMQLWFIGAVAAIMPPVSDGCLRAAGDVVRPLLVMCTVAVLNVVLDPILIFGWGPFPAMGMRGAALATIIARIIAMLASLSFLHFRHGLIDWSRPRLRDTLHSWKEIIRLGIPAALTQALNPVAQGFYIRLAAGVGGVQAVAAMATGTRIEAFLLLVAMAYGIAIVPFVGQNYGAEAHHRVEEARHISIRFAFLYAGITVLLLLPMARVASGWFSSDPTVVQLSTTYLLVSVLGMVGGLVSMWMSQLLNVIGRPRPVMAINLVRVFAFIIPLSLLGSRFFGFAGLVAGLALGNLLSGTHAYSTTRKQLLQPLPEAGETNTK, encoded by the coding sequence ATGAGCAAGCTTCTTAAAGGCAGCGTTGTTTCCCATCTGGTTCGCCTCACGCTCCCGAGCATCGGGGGCATGCTGGCAATCATGGTGTTCAACCTGACCGACACCTGGTTCGTCTCCCGCCTCGGCACCGACGAGCTGGCGGCGATGGGCTTCACCTTCGCCGTCGTGATGATCGTCGGCGCGCTGGCAATGGGCTTTTCGTCCGGCGCGGCCTCGATTATTTCCCGGGCGCTCGGCGCGCGGAACAAGGCGCTGGCGGCCCGCACCGTTTCGGACGGGATCTTCCTGACCATCGCGGGAACGGCGGTGGTCAGCATTGCGGGCTACCTTTCCATCGATCCCCTCTTCACCCTGCTCGGCGCCGAAGGGCGGGTGCTCGAACTGACGCGCGAATATATGCAGCTCTGGTTCATCGGGGCGGTCGCCGCCATCATGCCGCCGGTCTCCGACGGCTGCCTGCGCGCCGCCGGCGACGTGGTGCGGCCGCTGCTGGTGATGTGCACCGTTGCCGTACTGAACGTCGTTCTCGATCCCATCCTGATCTTCGGCTGGGGCCCCTTTCCCGCCATGGGCATGCGCGGGGCGGCGCTCGCCACCATCATCGCCCGGATCATCGCCATGTTGGCTTCGCTCAGCTTTCTCCACTTCCGCCATGGGCTGATCGACTGGAGCCGGCCGCGCCTGCGGGATACCCTGCATTCCTGGAAAGAGATTATCCGCCTGGGCATTCCGGCGGCGCTGACGCAGGCGCTCAACCCGGTTGCGCAGGGGTTCTACATCCGCCTTGCCGCGGGCGTTGGCGGGGTGCAGGCCGTGGCCGCCATGGCCACCGGGACGCGCATCGAGGCATTTCTGCTGCTGGTTGCCATGGCCTACGGCATCGCCATTGTTCCCTTCGTTGGCCAGAACTATGGCGCCGAAGCGCACCACCGCGTCGAGGAAGCGCGGCACATCAGCATTCGTTTTGCGTTTCTCTATGCCGGCATCACCGTTTTGCTGCTGCTTCCGATGGCCCGGGTGGCCTCCGGCTGGTTCAGCAGCGACCCAACCGTTGTCCAACTCAGCACCACCTATCTTCTGGTCAGCGTCCTCGGCATGGTGGGCGGTTTGGTCAGCATGTGGATGAGCCAGCTGCTCAACGTTATCGGCAGGCCCCGCCCGGTCATGGCCATCAACCTCGTCCGCGTTTTCGCCTTCATCATTCCGCTCAGCCTGCTCGGGAGCCGCTTTTTCGGCTTCGCCGGCCTGGTTGCCGGCCTGGCGCTCGGCAACCTCCTCTCCGGAACCCACGCCTATTCCACCACCCGCAAGCAGCTGCTCCAGCCGTTGCCGGAGGCCGGCGAAACAAACACCAAGTGA
- a CDS encoding sigma-70 family RNA polymerase sigma factor yields the protein MLDFDALVREHQAGLRAFIRALGADEAWVDDLAQEVFLVAYRKQNQFRPDEDFGKWLRGIARRQVMGERSKSARRYRILHDGISDVLLSLGIEKHEPDPGRERAVETMKCCVEKLPEPQRELLRCRYQQGRQAKDLATELQSTAAAVRKQLQRIRMAVRQCMESQFGEAAS from the coding sequence ATGTTGGATTTCGATGCGCTGGTGCGGGAGCATCAAGCCGGGCTGCGCGCCTTTATCCGGGCGCTGGGCGCGGACGAGGCGTGGGTGGACGATCTGGCGCAGGAGGTTTTCCTGGTCGCCTACCGCAAGCAGAACCAGTTCCGGCCGGACGAGGATTTCGGCAAATGGCTCCGGGGAATCGCCCGGCGCCAGGTGATGGGCGAGCGCTCCAAATCAGCCCGGCGCTACCGGATCCTGCACGATGGCATTTCCGATGTCCTGCTGAGCCTGGGCATTGAAAAGCATGAACCCGACCCCGGTCGTGAGCGCGCGGTCGAAACCATGAAGTGCTGTGTGGAAAAGTTGCCGGAGCCCCAGCGCGAGCTGCTGCGCTGCCGCTACCAGCAAGGGCGGCAGGCCAAGGATCTGGCGACCGAGCTGCAATCCACCGCCGCGGCCGTTCGCAAGCAACTCCAGCGTATTCGCATGGCCGTCCGACAGTGCATGGAAAGCCAGTTCGGGGAGGCGGCGTCATGA
- a CDS encoding efflux RND transporter periplasmic adaptor subunit, with translation MNNATRRIVSIIIGLAFIAGGFLAARYFVKNKPEAQRRRAMSSMVPVVETQKMKTTDQTHAVECLGTVAADQSAALQPEVSGRIVAVAPGLVEGGLVKKGDVLVEIEPTDYELALAKAEAALLTARSNYRIEEGQQDVVRHELELMDEEQEGSYRDLMLREPQLKSAEANVKSAELAVESAKLNLARTKIRAPFDAVVVSETADVGDYAQSSKVLVELAATDRFFVRASIPLSALGPLPQLGRQPYAATLTLSDGTTRAAQTHRLLPGLSTKGRMARLLLTADLPYSGEGRPMLIDEYVRIRIEGETINDALLLPRVYLRDGNVVWTIDGENKLRILAAEVLQGYADDVLVRIDGPAQLEIVTSGLPAAVDGMELRRVGEAAPQGKPGGNGKGKPGMKKPEGQGQAKKEA, from the coding sequence ATGAACAACGCAACCCGCCGTATCGTATCCATAATCATCGGCCTCGCCTTCATTGCCGGAGGCTTCCTGGCCGCGCGCTATTTCGTTAAGAACAAGCCCGAGGCCCAGCGCCGCCGGGCCATGTCGTCGATGGTGCCCGTGGTCGAAACACAGAAAATGAAAACCACCGACCAGACCCACGCCGTCGAATGTCTCGGCACCGTTGCGGCCGACCAAAGCGCCGCCCTGCAGCCGGAAGTGAGCGGCCGCATCGTGGCGGTCGCCCCCGGCCTGGTCGAAGGCGGGCTCGTGAAGAAAGGCGACGTGCTGGTCGAGATTGAACCGACCGACTACGAACTTGCGCTCGCCAAGGCCGAGGCCGCCCTGCTCACCGCCAGAAGCAACTACCGCATCGAGGAAGGCCAGCAGGACGTCGTTCGCCACGAGCTCGAACTCATGGACGAAGAGCAGGAAGGAAGCTACCGCGACCTCATGCTGCGCGAACCCCAGCTCAAATCAGCCGAGGCCAACGTCAAGAGCGCCGAACTCGCCGTTGAATCCGCGAAGCTCAACCTTGCGCGCACCAAGATCCGCGCGCCGTTCGACGCCGTGGTGGTTTCGGAAACCGCCGACGTCGGCGACTATGCGCAGTCCTCCAAGGTGCTCGTCGAGCTGGCCGCGACCGACCGCTTTTTCGTCCGCGCCTCGATCCCGCTCAGCGCCCTCGGCCCCCTTCCGCAGCTCGGCCGGCAGCCCTACGCCGCCACCCTCACGCTTTCCGATGGCACCACCCGCGCCGCGCAAACCCATCGGCTGTTGCCCGGCCTATCTACCAAGGGGCGCATGGCGCGCCTCCTGTTGACCGCCGACCTGCCCTATTCCGGCGAAGGCCGCCCGATGCTGATCGATGAATATGTCCGCATCCGCATCGAAGGCGAAACCATCAACGATGCGCTGCTGCTGCCACGCGTCTACCTGCGCGATGGCAACGTGGTCTGGACAATCGACGGCGAAAACAAGCTACGCATCCTGGCCGCCGAAGTGCTCCAGGGCTATGCCGACGATGTGCTCGTGCGCATCGACGGCCCGGCCCAGCTCGAAATCGTCACCTCCGGCCTGCCCGCCGCGGTCGATGGCATGGAATTGCGCCGCGTCGGCGAAGCCGCCCCCCAGGGCAAGCCCGGCGGAAACGGAAAGGGCAAACCGGGCATGAAAAAACCCGAAGGCCAAGGCCAGGCGAAAAAGGAAGCATAA
- a CDS encoding TetR/AcrR family transcriptional regulator, which yields MAENQTTKERLIEAASSMFAEKGFHKTTVAEICEQADANIAAVNYHFGDKGNLYKEVWAYLSRAANERFPVPESHEETGAETWLRQFLRSRIERIMAKGPAGLFPQLIHREMNELTPFHEELFITYLRPNRLRVRAAIADFLEHPVSEAQLSVATVNFMGVHISMNAGYQKHRDNPTLRKKFPTDLDSEQVIQQVEAFAIGGLREVKKGLRQ from the coding sequence ATGGCGGAAAACCAAACAACAAAAGAACGATTGATCGAGGCGGCCAGCTCCATGTTTGCTGAAAAGGGATTCCATAAAACCACCGTCGCCGAAATCTGCGAACAGGCCGATGCCAACATTGCAGCGGTCAACTACCACTTTGGCGACAAGGGCAACCTCTACAAGGAAGTCTGGGCCTATCTTTCCCGGGCGGCCAACGAACGGTTCCCGGTGCCGGAATCGCACGAGGAAACCGGTGCCGAGACCTGGCTCCGGCAGTTCTTGCGCTCGCGGATCGAGCGCATCATGGCCAAAGGCCCCGCCGGCCTCTTTCCCCAGCTCATCCACCGCGAAATGAATGAGCTCACCCCGTTCCACGAAGAACTCTTCATCACCTACCTCCGCCCCAACCGCCTGCGCGTGCGGGCCGCCATCGCCGATTTCCTCGAACACCCCGTCAGCGAGGCCCAGCTCAGCGTCGCCACGGTCAACTTCATGGGCGTGCATATTTCCATGAACGCCGGATATCAGAAACACCGCGACAATCCAACGCTCAGAAAAAAATTTCCAACGGATCTCGATTCCGAACAGGTGATCCAACAGGTGGAAGCGTTCGCCATTGGCGGACTCCGGGAAGTAAAAAAAGGTTTAAGACAATGA
- a CDS encoding mechanosensitive ion channel domain-containing protein, which produces MKKQSARIAGGLLATLLLLHPAAASGQDAMPAEPPSLEQVEKQSEAIRNDASLEETLRQAIVQNLQQATDSLKRATAFADSTAEFERQIQQAPSSLAAIKQELETPAAPVELAPGSAKPLTAWEQELQQATADLATVRQQFAELDAENNKRTVRRSELPGLLAAASALRKELLIPNKQFVTGELVNWTLTNSVLRIVVPFGIAYGSDTKKAQRILLEIAKNYRMAVDDAFRKAGIEIAFPQRDLHIRSSCFPFAPEDIATPGTPE; this is translated from the coding sequence ATGAAGAAACAGAGCGCGCGGATCGCCGGCGGCTTGCTGGCAACCCTGTTGCTGCTGCACCCGGCCGCCGCATCCGGACAGGACGCCATGCCGGCGGAGCCCCCTTCGCTTGAGCAGGTTGAAAAGCAGAGCGAAGCGATCAGAAACGATGCCTCGCTGGAGGAGACCCTGCGGCAGGCCATTGTGCAGAACCTGCAACAGGCCACCGACAGCCTCAAGCGCGCAACCGCATTCGCCGACTCGACGGCCGAGTTCGAGCGCCAGATCCAGCAGGCCCCCTCCTCCCTGGCCGCCATCAAGCAGGAGCTGGAGACCCCCGCCGCCCCGGTCGAACTCGCCCCCGGTTCCGCCAAGCCGCTGACGGCGTGGGAGCAGGAACTACAGCAAGCCACGGCCGACCTGGCCACCGTCCGTCAGCAATTCGCCGAACTCGACGCAGAGAACAACAAGCGCACCGTGCGCCGCAGCGAACTGCCCGGACTGCTTGCGGCCGCATCCGCGCTACGCAAGGAACTGCTCATTCCCAACAAGCAGTTCGTCACCGGCGAACTCGTCAACTGGACGCTGACCAACTCCGTCCTGCGCATCGTGGTGCCCTTCGGCATCGCCTATGGGTCGGACACCAAGAAGGCCCAGCGGATCCTGCTCGAGATTGCGAAAAACTACCGGATGGCCGTCGACGACGCCTTCCGCAAGGCCGGCATCGAGATCGCCTTCCCGCAACGCGATCTCCACATTCGCTCGTCGTGTTTCCCCTTCGCGCCCGAGGATATTGCAACGCCCGGCACACCGGAATAG
- a CDS encoding efflux transporter outer membrane subunit — MKLTQPLLTLSATLLVASCTTLEPGREDDLLKEQTPEQFKAQSGSAALQTEWWNAFGSAQLDRLMAEAFAGSLSLEQAYARLEQAEATARKSGAAGKVQLDGKASASSRYQSNLNNTGNSSTTPDFTLGLYASYELDLWGKLKSGERAALATYEATRFDLQTAGMSLSAQLAVSYFTWQAQTEALRIYESQLDSNRNKLTAIERRYKSGQATSLAVLQQRQQVAATEARMPPVRARIKETENALAVLIGKIPGTDLRLEPEPLPSPPPQPAAGLPVDLLANRPDLQAARLRLESADWSVGVARAARLPSISLTGNITTSGEEIDELFDDWASNLAASLLAPLLDGGARKAEVDRTYAVSRERIAAYRLAVLEAIQETEDALNSERHQTEYVEAVAKQYEAAQNSESESIRRYQRGALPFLDALTAIVARESLEITHVQAKADLLGDRIQLYRSLGGDWTFMLEEEK; from the coding sequence ATGAAACTCACCCAACCCCTCCTCACCCTATCCGCCACATTGCTTGTCGCCTCCTGCACCACGCTCGAACCCGGGCGCGAGGACGACCTGCTGAAGGAACAAACCCCCGAACAGTTCAAGGCCCAATCCGGCAGCGCCGCGCTGCAAACCGAATGGTGGAACGCCTTCGGCTCGGCCCAGCTCGACCGGCTGATGGCCGAAGCCTTCGCGGGCAGCCTCTCGCTGGAGCAGGCCTACGCCCGCCTCGAGCAAGCCGAAGCCACCGCCCGCAAAAGCGGCGCCGCCGGAAAGGTGCAGCTCGATGGCAAGGCCTCCGCCTCATCCCGCTACCAATCCAACCTAAACAACACCGGCAACAGCTCCACCACCCCCGATTTTACGCTCGGCCTCTACGCCAGCTATGAGCTGGACTTGTGGGGCAAGCTCAAGTCCGGCGAACGCGCCGCGCTCGCGACCTACGAAGCAACCCGGTTCGATCTGCAGACCGCCGGCATGAGCCTCTCCGCCCAGCTGGCCGTCTCCTACTTCACCTGGCAGGCGCAGACCGAGGCGCTGCGCATCTACGAAAGCCAGCTCGACTCCAACCGCAACAAGCTCACCGCCATCGAGCGCCGCTACAAATCCGGGCAGGCCACTTCGCTCGCCGTGCTCCAGCAGCGCCAGCAGGTGGCGGCGACCGAAGCGCGCATGCCGCCCGTGCGCGCCCGCATCAAGGAAACCGAAAACGCCCTTGCCGTCCTCATCGGCAAGATTCCCGGAACCGATCTTCGACTGGAACCCGAACCGCTGCCTTCCCCCCCACCCCAGCCGGCGGCCGGGCTTCCAGTCGATCTTCTTGCAAACCGCCCCGATCTGCAGGCCGCCCGCCTTAGGCTCGAGTCGGCCGACTGGAGTGTCGGCGTCGCGCGTGCCGCGCGCCTGCCCTCCATTTCGCTGACGGGCAACATCACCACCAGCGGTGAGGAGATCGACGAACTCTTCGACGACTGGGCCTCCAACCTCGCCGCCAGCCTGCTCGCCCCGCTGCTCGACGGCGGCGCACGCAAGGCCGAGGTCGACCGAACCTACGCCGTCTCTCGCGAGCGCATCGCGGCCTACCGCCTGGCCGTGCTCGAAGCCATCCAGGAAACCGAGGACGCACTCAACAGCGAACGCCACCAGACCGAATATGTCGAGGCGGTCGCCAAGCAGTACGAAGCCGCGCAAAACAGCGAGTCGGAATCGATCCGCCGCTACCAGCGCGGCGCCCTGCCGTTCCTCGACGCGCTCACCGCCATCGTCGCGCGCGAGTCGCTCGAGATCACCCATGTGCAAGCCAAGGCCGACCTGCTCGGCGACCGTATTCAACTTTACCGTTCCCTCGGGGGCGACTGGACATTCATGCTGGAGGAAGAAAAATGA
- a CDS encoding efflux RND transporter permease subunit, protein MDNLMDKFKGPIAWMVKNPVAANLLMILCLVGGYASFKQIKQEVFPDISADMVTIRVSYPGGTPEEMEQSVCLVAEEAVRGIEGVFEVTSVAREGSATVSAELLEGVDSIKIYQDIKSEIDRVTTFPDGAERPVVSLAARLREAMTLVLYGDASDMTLRNIAEQVRDRLLQSENITQVELSGTRDLEISVEVSQDKLREYGLTHQSLAATINSQSREISGGGIKTDSGETLLRMQERRNYGTEFAQTPVLATEDGTPLTLNDIGTVVDGFEDSDIFANYNGKPSIMLEIYRVGDQTPSQVSESVNELLPQIEEQLPEGIGIDILSDRTEIFFQRADLLLRNGGLGLLLVLFVLGLFLEIRLAFWVAMGIPISFLGAMLIMPLTGLSINMITMFAFIISLGIVVDDAIVVGENVYHNLQDGLEGSKASILGARQVCSPVGFSILTNVVAFVPLMVMPGSMGRIMGMLPVVVISVFLISWLESLYILPAHLSHVRKKEPTGLFGILHRFQQKFSNAFREWVRTKYGPFLDFCLSHRYVVISVALAILMLVGGYWASGRLGFSMFTTVESDYAAASATLPFGSPVEKTEAVADRLVKGAQAVLAETGHPELVEGIFANVGRGGAHTCQVRVYLADPEVRDKIMGTEAFVQAWRKKVGDVPGVRFIRYASDEGGPGRGPALEVELRHQNIRTLEEAARTLAAELENYPLVQDVDDGVQEGKTQFDFTLKPEAISLGLSANDVGRQVRAAFEGTEVLRQQRGRNEVKVKVRLPKDERTKMHHFESFVLRTPDGGEVMLSDAVDIEIGKSYTTINRRNGMRTITVVADVRPKSKAGEVMAKLNAEYFPRLTDQFPGLDYSYEGRTADQRESFGSMKVTIPLVLLCIYALLAIPFRSYSQPLIVMVSIPFGIIGAVVGHLIMGYSMTMIGIIGMIALSGVVVNDALVLISFANERRADHDNAHDAVVSAGIQRFRPILLTTMTTFGGLMPMILETSRQAKFLIPMAISLGFGILFATFIALLLVPCLYMVIDDCGRLKSWLLNH, encoded by the coding sequence ATGGACAACTTAATGGATAAATTCAAGGGGCCGATCGCGTGGATGGTCAAGAACCCGGTGGCGGCGAACCTGTTGATGATTCTCTGCCTCGTCGGCGGCTACGCCTCCTTCAAGCAGATCAAGCAGGAGGTTTTCCCCGACATCAGTGCCGACATGGTCACCATCCGCGTCTCCTATCCGGGCGGCACGCCCGAAGAGATGGAGCAGAGCGTCTGCCTGGTGGCCGAAGAGGCCGTGCGCGGCATCGAGGGTGTTTTCGAAGTCACCTCCGTGGCCCGGGAAGGTTCGGCCACCGTGAGTGCCGAGCTGCTCGAAGGCGTCGACAGCATCAAGATCTATCAGGACATCAAGAGCGAAATCGACCGCGTAACCACCTTCCCCGACGGGGCCGAACGGCCCGTCGTTTCGCTCGCCGCCCGCCTGCGCGAAGCCATGACGCTCGTCTTGTATGGCGACGCGTCCGACATGACCCTGCGCAACATTGCCGAACAGGTGCGCGATCGCCTCCTGCAAAGCGAAAACATCACCCAGGTGGAGCTTTCGGGAACCCGCGACCTGGAAATCAGCGTGGAGGTTTCGCAGGACAAGTTGCGCGAGTATGGCCTCACCCATCAGTCGCTGGCAGCGACCATCAACTCGCAGTCGCGCGAAATCTCCGGCGGCGGCATCAAGACCGATAGCGGCGAAACGTTGCTGCGCATGCAGGAACGGCGCAACTACGGCACGGAGTTCGCCCAGACCCCCGTACTGGCCACCGAAGATGGAACGCCCCTCACACTCAATGATATCGGAACCGTGGTGGATGGCTTCGAAGACTCCGATATCTTTGCGAACTACAACGGCAAACCCTCGATCATGCTGGAGATCTACCGTGTCGGCGATCAGACCCCGTCCCAGGTTTCCGAATCGGTGAACGAGCTGCTTCCGCAGATCGAGGAGCAGCTGCCCGAGGGCATCGGCATCGATATTCTGTCGGACCGCACCGAAATCTTTTTCCAACGCGCCGACCTGCTGTTGCGCAACGGCGGGCTCGGCCTGCTTCTCGTGCTCTTCGTGCTCGGCCTCTTCCTGGAAATCCGTCTGGCGTTCTGGGTGGCGATGGGGATTCCAATCTCGTTTTTGGGCGCCATGCTGATCATGCCGCTGACGGGACTCTCGATCAACATGATCACGATGTTTGCCTTCATCATCTCGCTCGGTATCGTGGTCGACGACGCCATCGTGGTCGGTGAAAACGTCTACCACAACCTGCAGGACGGGCTGGAAGGCAGCAAGGCCTCGATCCTGGGCGCGCGCCAGGTCTGCTCCCCGGTCGGCTTCAGTATTCTGACGAACGTCGTTGCCTTCGTTCCGCTGATGGTCATGCCGGGCTCCATGGGCCGGATCATGGGCATGCTGCCGGTCGTGGTGATTTCGGTGTTCCTCATCTCGTGGCTGGAAAGCCTCTACATCCTCCCCGCCCACCTCAGCCACGTCCGCAAGAAGGAGCCGACCGGCCTGTTCGGCATCCTCCACCGCTTCCAGCAAAAGTTCAGCAACGCCTTCCGCGAATGGGTGCGCACCAAGTACGGGCCGTTCCTCGACTTCTGCCTGTCCCACCGCTATGTCGTCATCTCTGTGGCCCTGGCCATCCTGATGCTCGTGGGCGGCTATTGGGCCAGCGGGCGCCTGGGCTTCTCCATGTTCACCACGGTCGAATCCGACTATGCAGCCGCCTCGGCCACCCTGCCGTTCGGCTCCCCGGTGGAAAAGACCGAAGCCGTGGCCGACCGGCTGGTCAAGGGCGCCCAGGCCGTGCTGGCCGAAACCGGCCACCCGGAACTCGTTGAAGGTATCTTTGCCAATGTCGGCCGCGGCGGCGCGCACACCTGCCAGGTGCGCGTCTATCTGGCCGATCCCGAAGTCCGCGACAAGATCATGGGCACCGAAGCGTTCGTCCAGGCCTGGCGCAAGAAGGTCGGCGATGTGCCCGGCGTCCGCTTCATCCGCTACGCCTCCGACGAAGGCGGCCCCGGCCGCGGCCCGGCCCTCGAAGTCGAGCTGCGCCACCAGAACATTCGTACCCTCGAAGAAGCCGCCCGCACCCTCGCCGCCGAACTCGAGAACTATCCGCTCGTGCAGGATGTCGATGACGGCGTGCAGGAAGGCAAGACCCAGTTCGACTTCACCCTGAAACCCGAGGCCATCAGCCTCGGCCTCTCCGCCAATGACGTCGGCCGCCAGGTACGCGCCGCGTTCGAGGGCACCGAGGTGCTGCGCCAGCAGCGCGGCCGCAACGAGGTGAAGGTCAAGGTGCGCCTGCCTAAAGACGAGCGCACGAAAATGCACCACTTCGAAAGCTTTGTCCTGCGCACGCCCGACGGCGGCGAGGTGATGCTCTCCGATGCGGTTGATATCGAAATCGGTAAATCCTACACCACCATCAACCGCCGCAACGGCATGCGCACCATCACCGTCGTGGCCGACGTCCGCCCCAAATCCAAGGCGGGGGAAGTGATGGCCAAGCTCAATGCCGAATATTTCCCCCGGTTGACCGACCAGTTCCCGGGGTTGGACTACAGCTATGAAGGCCGCACCGCCGACCAGCGTGAAAGCTTCGGTAGCATGAAGGTCACGATCCCGCTCGTGCTGCTCTGCATCTATGCCCTGCTCGCCATCCCGTTCCGCAGCTATTCCCAGCCGCTGATCGTGATGGTCTCGATTCCGTTCGGGATCATCGGCGCCGTTGTCGGCCATCTGATTATGGGTTATTCGATGACCATGATCGGCATCATCGGCATGATCGCGCTCTCGGGCGTGGTGGTGAACGACGCACTCGTGCTGATCAGCTTTGCCAACGAACGGCGCGCCGACCACGACAACGCGCACGACGCCGTGGTCTCGGCCGGCATTCAGCGCTTCCGCCCGATCCTGCTCACCACCATGACCACCTTCGGTGGACTGATGCCGATGATTCTCGAAACCTCGCGGCAGGCCAAGTTCCTGATCCCGATGGCCATCTCGCTCGGCTTCGGCATCCTGTTCGCCACCTTCATCGCCCTGCTGCTCGTCCCCTGCCTCTACATGGTGATCGACGACTGCGGCCGCCTCAAGAGCTGGTTGCTGAACCATTAA